In Candidatus Methylomirabilota bacterium, one DNA window encodes the following:
- a CDS encoding acyl-CoA synthetase, which produces MRFIVWCYRLFGRGLCQLLLVPIIAYFFVTHPVARAASRQYLHRLHHHPGHGSPFVREPGLWHSLLHFREFGLNILDRVGFLLGRNPEVKLVVHGVEHLEGLMRQRRGAVLLSAHLGSFDVLRVLADRAGVVVKVVMFLRNARMINAIFRDLNPQLATQIINIEPGSPRAVFEMRDCIQRGEFVGLLGDRVGAGDARVEHVSFLEQPAAFPQGPFALTTLLRCPLLFIIGLRVDRTAYEIFIEPLDGADTHETMRRYVARLEAYCRRAPYQWFNFFDFWAGHLTASA; this is translated from the coding sequence ATGCGGTTCATCGTCTGGTGCTACCGGCTGTTCGGACGAGGATTGTGCCAGTTACTACTCGTTCCGATCATCGCGTACTTTTTCGTGACTCATCCGGTCGCGCGGGCCGCGTCTCGGCAATACCTCCATCGCCTCCACCATCATCCCGGACACGGCTCACCGTTCGTTCGCGAACCCGGGCTGTGGCACTCCCTCCTGCACTTTCGTGAGTTCGGACTCAATATTCTCGATCGTGTTGGGTTTCTGCTCGGCAGAAATCCCGAGGTGAAGCTCGTTGTCCACGGCGTCGAACATCTCGAGGGCCTCATGCGGCAACGGCGAGGCGCCGTGTTGCTGAGTGCTCATCTGGGCAGTTTCGACGTCCTCCGCGTACTGGCCGATCGAGCTGGCGTCGTGGTGAAGGTTGTCATGTTTCTCCGAAACGCCAGAATGATCAACGCGATATTCAGGGACCTCAACCCGCAACTTGCCACCCAGATCATCAATATAGAACCGGGATCGCCCCGCGCTGTCTTCGAGATGCGGGATTGCATACAACGCGGTGAGTTCGTCGGGCTCCTCGGCGACCGGGTGGGAGCCGGTGACGCCAGAGTGGAGCACGTTTCCTTCCTTGAACAGCCCGCCGCCTTTCCCCAGGGCCCGTTCGCTCTCACTACGCTGCTACGCTGCCCGCTCCTCTTCATCATCGGGCTACGCGTCGATCGAACGGCGTACGAAATCTTCATCGAGCCGCTTGACGGCGCCGACACGCATGAGACGATGCGCCGGTACGTGGCCCGGCTCGAAGCGTATTGCCGCAGGGCTCCTTACCAGTGGTTCAACTTCTTCGATTTTTGGGCCGGCCATCTGACGGCTTCAGCATGA